One genomic window of Phycisphaerales bacterium includes the following:
- a CDS encoding M1 family metallopeptidase: protein MRSMLAFVMALLACLAPAAVAQTGEERPFDAFAPLDLPTPNAFRLGSGAPGPQYWQQRVDYEIDAVLDAESQRLSATLEATYHNKSPDTLTFLWIQLEQNLFRQDSIGTRSRTGGGPMRAMDEAFNGGYDIPYVRSGGKELEFTIYDTLMRVELPRPIKPGQRFRFELEFAFDMPPYLRRMGAEDVSQGRIFEYAQWFPHVCNYDDVHGWNTLPYAGSGEFYTNFGNYQVSITVPRTYLVAGSGVLQNPSQVLTPTQRRRLEEAKKSRETVMIRSAEEVGDPASRPSGEGPLTWKFRGENIRTFAWAASDAFIWDACGAVIEGVNGREKTVLCQSLYPVEAEEWKPSAEQGGSTQYVAHSVEFYSDFLYPYPYPIMTNVNGPEGGMEYPMIIFCGGRTGRGPLGVTDHEVGHTWFPMVVNTDERRHAWMDEGFNTFIGMHSLANFRGTELDPSRARRQTMQLARGRSQPIAVFPDRNLPGLLGRLQYRKTAMGLHLLREVVLGPERFDYAFREYVRRWAFKGPQPADFFRTMEDAAGADLAWFFRQWFLEDGTLDQAVEVAFSEEPELTETEGEGDQPEAPYVPTATITVRSLGEMVMPAEVVVQFDDGSIERRSYPVEAWATTRERSFEIVLDGRSLRRAIVDPEGLLPDVDADNNRWLADGEAEEVASAERDGEEG, encoded by the coding sequence ATGCGATCCATGCTTGCCTTCGTGATGGCCCTTCTTGCCTGCCTGGCCCCTGCGGCCGTCGCCCAGACGGGCGAGGAGCGTCCCTTCGATGCTTTTGCGCCGCTGGACCTGCCCACGCCCAACGCCTTTCGGCTGGGCTCGGGCGCGCCCGGTCCGCAGTACTGGCAGCAGCGCGTCGACTACGAGATCGACGCCGTGCTCGATGCCGAGAGCCAGCGGCTGAGCGCCACGCTCGAAGCGACGTACCACAACAAATCGCCCGACACGCTGACGTTCCTGTGGATCCAGCTCGAGCAGAACCTGTTTCGCCAGGACAGCATCGGCACGCGCAGCCGCACCGGCGGCGGGCCGATGCGGGCCATGGACGAGGCGTTCAACGGCGGATACGACATCCCCTACGTCCGCTCGGGCGGCAAGGAACTCGAGTTCACTATCTACGACACGCTCATGCGCGTCGAGCTTCCGCGGCCGATCAAGCCGGGCCAGCGGTTCCGCTTCGAGCTCGAGTTCGCCTTCGATATGCCGCCCTACCTGCGCCGCATGGGCGCGGAAGACGTCTCGCAGGGCCGCATCTTCGAGTATGCCCAGTGGTTCCCCCACGTGTGCAACTACGACGACGTGCACGGCTGGAACACGCTTCCGTACGCCGGCAGCGGCGAATTCTACACCAACTTCGGCAACTACCAGGTCAGCATCACCGTGCCGCGCACGTATCTCGTCGCGGGCTCGGGCGTGCTTCAGAACCCCTCGCAGGTGCTCACGCCCACGCAGCGGCGTCGCCTCGAAGAAGCCAAGAAGAGCCGCGAGACCGTGATGATCCGCTCCGCGGAAGAAGTGGGCGATCCGGCGTCGCGGCCAAGCGGCGAGGGCCCGCTGACGTGGAAGTTCCGCGGCGAGAACATCCGCACCTTCGCGTGGGCCGCGAGCGACGCGTTCATCTGGGACGCCTGCGGCGCGGTCATCGAAGGCGTGAACGGCCGCGAAAAGACCGTGCTCTGCCAGTCGCTGTACCCGGTGGAAGCCGAAGAGTGGAAGCCCTCGGCCGAGCAGGGCGGCAGCACGCAGTATGTTGCGCACAGCGTCGAGTTCTACAGCGACTTCCTCTATCCGTACCCCTACCCGATCATGACCAACGTGAACGGGCCCGAGGGCGGGATGGAGTATCCGATGATCATCTTCTGCGGCGGGCGCACGGGCCGCGGGCCGCTGGGCGTGACCGACCACGAGGTGGGGCACACGTGGTTCCCGATGGTCGTCAACACCGACGAGCGTCGGCACGCATGGATGGACGAGGGCTTCAACACCTTCATCGGCATGCACTCGCTGGCAAACTTCCGTGGTACCGAGCTCGACCCCAGCCGGGCGCGTCGCCAGACCATGCAGCTCGCGCGCGGCCGCAGCCAACCGATCGCCGTGTTCCCCGATCGCAACCTGCCGGGCCTGCTCGGCCGCCTGCAGTACCGCAAGACCGCCATGGGCCTGCACCTGCTGCGCGAGGTCGTGCTTGGGCCCGAGCGGTTCGACTATGCGTTCCGCGAGTACGTGCGGCGTTGGGCCTTCAAGGGCCCCCAGCCTGCCGACTTCTTCCGCACGATGGAGGACGCGGCCGGGGCCGACCTGGCGTGGTTCTTCCGCCAGTGGTTCCTGGAAGATGGCACGCTCGATCAGGCGGTCGAGGTCGCCTTCAGCGAAGAGCCGGAGCTGACGGAGACCGAGGGCGAAGGCGACCAGCCCGAGGCGCCGTACGTGCCGACCGCGACCATCACCGTGCGTTCGCTGGGCGAGATGGTGATGCCGGCCGAGGTCGTGGTGCAGTTCGACGACGGGTCGATCGAGCGGCGTTCGTACCCCGTCGAGGCCTGGGCAACCACGCGCGAGCGTAGCTTTGAGATCGTGCTCGATGGCCGCAGCCTCCGCCGGGCGATCGTGGACCCCGAGGGCCTGCTGCCCGACGTCGACGCGGACAACAACCGCTGGTTGGCCGACGGTGAGGCCGAAGAAGTCGCATCGGCCGAGCGCGACGGCGAAGAGGGCTGA
- a CDS encoding pyruvate dehydrogenase complex E1 component subunit beta, which yields MPAMIDIEHPALLKAQPFPDFSDWQEPTRDGDRAIPFRQALREAMTFAMREDERVFLLGEEVAEYNGAYKVSEGMLDEFGPKRIIDTPISENGFAGMAIAAAMSGLRPIVEFMSWSFSLVAADQILNNAPKMLYMSGGQWGCPIVFRGNDGAGGQLGSTHSWCVEGQFSNVPGLKMVIPSNGLDAKGLLRTSIADPDPVFFLESERMLGDSMHVPEEDYFIPFGKARLAREGDACTLVSFGRPVNFCLEAAEALSSEGIEVDVLDMRTIRPLDIDAIVKSVKKTNRVVIVDQSWPFAGVASEVITQIIEHAFDWLDYQPVRVNTADVPTPYAKNLEAEYLPNASRIVEAVKGVVNA from the coding sequence ATGCCCGCCATGATCGATATCGAGCACCCCGCCCTGCTCAAGGCCCAGCCCTTCCCCGACTTCTCGGATTGGCAGGAGCCCACGCGCGACGGCGACCGCGCGATCCCGTTCCGCCAGGCGCTACGCGAGGCCATGACCTTCGCCATGCGGGAGGACGAGCGCGTCTTCCTGCTGGGCGAGGAAGTCGCCGAGTACAACGGCGCGTACAAGGTCAGCGAGGGCATGCTCGACGAGTTCGGGCCCAAGCGCATCATCGACACGCCCATCAGCGAGAACGGCTTCGCGGGCATGGCCATCGCCGCGGCGATGAGCGGGCTGCGACCCATCGTCGAATTCATGAGCTGGTCGTTCAGCCTCGTCGCGGCGGACCAGATCCTCAACAACGCGCCCAAGATGCTGTACATGTCCGGCGGGCAGTGGGGCTGCCCCATCGTCTTCCGCGGCAACGATGGCGCGGGCGGCCAGCTCGGCAGCACGCATAGCTGGTGCGTCGAGGGCCAGTTCAGCAACGTGCCGGGCCTGAAGATGGTCATCCCCAGCAACGGGCTCGACGCCAAGGGCCTGCTGCGCACCAGCATCGCCGACCCCGACCCGGTCTTCTTCCTGGAGAGCGAGCGCATGCTGGGCGATTCCATGCACGTGCCCGAGGAAGACTACTTCATCCCCTTCGGCAAGGCTCGCCTCGCGCGCGAGGGCGACGCGTGCACGCTCGTCAGCTTCGGCCGCCCGGTCAACTTCTGCCTGGAAGCCGCCGAAGCGCTGTCGAGCGAGGGCATCGAGGTCGATGTGCTCGACATGCGAACCATCCGCCCGCTCGACATCGACGCCATCGTGAAGAGCGTCAAGAAGACCAACCGCGTGGTCATCGTCGACCAGAGCTGGCCCTTCGCCGGCGTCGCGAGCGAGGTCATCACCCAGATCATCGAGCACGCCTTCGACTGGCTCGACTACCAGCCCGTGCGCGTCAACACGGCCGACGTGCCGACGCCGTACGCGAAGAACCTGGAGGCGGAGTACCTGCCCAACGCGAGCAGGATTGTGGAAGCCGTCAAGGGCGTCGTGAACGCCTGA
- a CDS encoding TlpA disulfide reductase family protein: MLALVLPLLSLAFAQPAQDSTPIQTLSIGERVEAIDLEHWVRFDRPQGDPVKAFEPGTVYVVDFWATWCVPCVAAMDKISGLQEQYADRNVRFIGVTEEKLSTVVRFLSTPVAVEEGQKPRTQYDRARFAMGVDADASTAQLLLPEGVRSVRPQAAIIDADGTLVWVGLPKAEELPEILDAVLAGTWDEAAYAKKFQRELAIQAEKDRIMAEEDWAAAKTGFWDDGDLLGKIAFGIAFNFGNRIQNADKAVAFEYATRANELKQGRDAFALHSLAKLASDEGETARAVQLQAEAVEICKTDPAAAGFLDYYSSTLEQYRKALAEK, translated from the coding sequence ATGCTCGCGCTCGTCCTGCCGCTGCTCTCGCTGGCGTTCGCCCAGCCTGCACAAGACTCGACGCCGATCCAGACGCTCTCCATCGGCGAGCGCGTCGAGGCGATCGACCTCGAGCACTGGGTGCGGTTCGATCGCCCCCAGGGCGATCCCGTCAAGGCGTTCGAGCCCGGGACCGTGTACGTCGTCGACTTCTGGGCCACCTGGTGCGTGCCATGCGTGGCGGCTATGGACAAGATCAGCGGCTTGCAGGAGCAGTACGCCGATCGAAACGTCCGCTTCATCGGCGTCACGGAAGAGAAGCTCTCGACCGTCGTCCGATTCCTCAGCACGCCGGTCGCGGTCGAAGAGGGCCAGAAGCCGCGCACGCAGTACGACCGTGCTCGCTTTGCGATGGGCGTCGATGCCGACGCCTCGACGGCGCAGTTGCTGCTGCCCGAGGGCGTGCGAAGCGTTCGTCCCCAGGCGGCGATCATCGACGCCGACGGCACGCTCGTGTGGGTGGGCCTGCCGAAGGCCGAGGAACTGCCCGAGATCCTCGACGCCGTGCTGGCTGGCACGTGGGACGAGGCCGCCTACGCGAAGAAATTCCAGCGCGAGCTGGCGATCCAGGCCGAGAAGGACCGGATCATGGCCGAGGAGGACTGGGCCGCCGCGAAGACCGGCTTCTGGGACGATGGCGATCTGCTGGGCAAGATCGCGTTCGGCATCGCCTTCAACTTCGGCAACCGCATCCAGAACGCCGACAAGGCCGTCGCCTTCGAGTACGCCACACGCGCCAACGAGCTCAAGCAAGGCCGCGACGCCTTCGCTTTGCACAGCCTGGCGAAGCTCGCGTCGGACGAGGGCGAGACCGCCAGGGCCGTGCAACTCCAGGCGGAGGCCGTCGAGATCTGCAAGACCGATCCGGCGGCCGCGGGCTTCCTCGACTACTACTCGAGCACGCTCGAGCAGTACCGCAAGGCCCTGGCCGAGAAGTAG
- a CDS encoding pyruvate dehydrogenase complex dihydrolipoamide acetyltransferase, with amino-acid sequence MPITVTMPRLSDTMEVGTVVQWHVKEGDTVSPGDVLADIETDKATMELEAFDEGTVAKLAASQGESVNVGDPIVIIAEEGEDVSEAARAGAEAAKSGGEAKAAAKSEGKTETKQAEGSSSSSASSGTATAPAPTSNGSTNGAASSERAGDGGRIFASPLAKKIAGEHNVDLAGIDGTGPSGRIVKKDVEHALESGGESAPASRGAPAQPELPPIGASLQDNTVTLSNMRGTIAKRLVQSKQSIPHYQVTVEVDMDALLDLREQLNEQLSAQGVKLTVNDFLVRACALAMHQHPFVNSSWDDSGKQPAIRQHGSVNIGVAVALPEERGGGLVVPVLQGTDRMGLRTISSETRRLAKKAREKGLSVEDMEGSTFTISNLGMFGVAHFTAIINPPNACILAVGAAREIPVVRDGQLMIGSVMSMTMSSDHRIVDGAMAAQYLNTVKGMLEAPATLLV; translated from the coding sequence ATGCCGATCACCGTCACCATGCCCCGCCTGTCCGACACCATGGAGGTCGGCACCGTCGTCCAGTGGCACGTCAAGGAGGGCGACACCGTCTCGCCGGGCGACGTGCTGGCCGACATCGAGACCGACAAGGCCACCATGGAGCTCGAGGCCTTCGACGAGGGCACCGTCGCGAAGCTCGCCGCCAGCCAGGGCGAGTCGGTCAACGTGGGCGACCCCATCGTCATCATCGCCGAAGAGGGCGAGGACGTCTCTGAAGCCGCCAGGGCAGGGGCCGAGGCCGCCAAGAGCGGCGGCGAGGCCAAGGCGGCGGCGAAGTCCGAAGGCAAGACCGAGACCAAGCAGGCCGAGGGCTCGAGCTCGTCGTCCGCCTCCAGCGGTACGGCAACCGCGCCGGCCCCGACTTCCAACGGCAGCACCAACGGGGCCGCATCGAGCGAGAGAGCTGGCGACGGCGGCCGTATCTTCGCGAGCCCGCTTGCCAAGAAGATCGCCGGCGAGCACAACGTCGACCTCGCGGGCATCGACGGCACCGGCCCCAGCGGCCGCATCGTCAAGAAGGACGTCGAGCACGCCCTCGAGTCTGGCGGCGAGAGCGCCCCGGCATCGCGCGGTGCGCCCGCCCAGCCCGAACTGCCTCCCATCGGTGCGTCGCTGCAGGACAACACCGTCACGCTCAGCAACATGCGCGGCACCATCGCCAAGCGCCTCGTGCAGAGCAAGCAGTCGATCCCGCACTACCAGGTCACCGTCGAGGTCGACATGGACGCCCTGCTCGACCTGCGCGAGCAGCTCAACGAGCAACTCAGCGCCCAGGGCGTGAAGCTCACCGTCAACGACTTCCTCGTTCGCGCGTGTGCACTGGCCATGCACCAGCACCCCTTCGTCAACAGCTCGTGGGACGACAGCGGCAAGCAGCCCGCCATCCGCCAACACGGCAGCGTCAACATCGGCGTCGCCGTCGCCCTGCCCGAAGAGCGCGGCGGGGGCCTGGTCGTCCCCGTCTTGCAGGGCACCGACCGCATGGGCCTGCGCACCATCTCCAGCGAGACGCGCCGCCTGGCCAAGAAGGCCCGCGAGAAGGGCCTGAGCGTCGAGGACATGGAGGGCTCGACCTTCACCATCAGCAACCTGGGCATGTTCGGCGTCGCCCACTTCACCGCCATCATCAACCCGCCCAACGCCTGCATCCTGGCCGTGGGCGCCGCGCGCGAGATCCCGGTCGTCCGCGACGGGCAGCTCATGATCGGCAGCGTCATGAGCATGACCATGTCCAGCGACCACCGCATCGTCGACGGCGCGATGGCGGCCCAGTACCTCAACACCGTCAAGGGCATGCTCGAAGCGCCCGCGACGCTGCTGGTGTAA
- a CDS encoding N-acetyltransferase, with amino-acid sequence MAEPPAVTIRAETERDVDAIDRVLRAAFPTAGEAQLVEHLRADGDLRVSLVAELEGEVLGCVAISPVTIDGEPCNGVGLAPVAVLPSHQSRGIGATLVAAGLAACWNAAFCVVLGEPASYRRFGFRPAAKHGLSSTYDAGDAFMVVTLPGGSLPDGGGLVRYAPAFDALG; translated from the coding sequence ATGGCCGAGCCGCCGGCGGTCACGATCCGGGCCGAGACCGAGCGAGACGTCGACGCCATCGACCGCGTCCTGCGCGCGGCCTTCCCGACCGCCGGCGAAGCGCAGCTCGTCGAGCACTTGCGCGCCGATGGCGACCTCCGCGTCTCGCTCGTGGCCGAGCTCGAAGGCGAAGTCCTCGGCTGCGTCGCGATCAGTCCCGTGACCATCGACGGCGAACCTTGCAACGGCGTCGGCCTCGCGCCCGTCGCGGTGCTGCCGAGCCATCAATCGCGTGGCATCGGCGCCACGCTCGTCGCCGCGGGGCTGGCCGCGTGCTGGAACGCGGCGTTCTGCGTCGTGCTGGGTGAGCCCGCCTCCTACCGCCGCTTCGGCTTCCGCCCCGCCGCTAAGCACGGGCTGTCTAGCACCTACGACGCCGGCGACGCGTTCATGGTGGTCACCCTCCCCGGCGGCTCGCTGCCTGACGGCGGCGGGCTGGTCCGATACGCTCCGGCGTTCGATGCTCTGGGGTAA
- a CDS encoding NAD(P)H-dependent glycerol-3-phosphate dehydrogenase, giving the protein MRHAAVLGAGQMGLVCTAILASASPREGEPHEDGSGDRDEIGRIALWGHELDAQHKLAQVRRSPLLEGFTLPERVGVALSDESALHGAGLVVCAIPVQHIREAFTRLKPHVPTDAGIVSTAKGLEQGTLLRPTEVIAEVIGAERPIAALSGPTIAAELARGLPATMIAASGDDRFARDVQRWFAASYLRIYTSNDLVGTELAGAIKNVIAIAAGILDGLQAGYNAKSALLARGLAEIVRLGVAMGAELETFFGVAGVGDLATTCFSPQGRNRACGEALGKGRTLEQHMEATMHVVEGVATTRAVMELAGKHNVEMPICEAVHAVLFDGLDPVDAIGLLMSRPQKQERLAD; this is encoded by the coding sequence ATGCGACACGCGGCGGTGCTCGGAGCGGGACAGATGGGGCTGGTGTGCACGGCGATCCTGGCCTCGGCCTCGCCGCGGGAGGGCGAGCCGCACGAAGACGGCTCGGGCGACCGCGACGAGATCGGCCGCATCGCCCTCTGGGGCCACGAGCTCGACGCCCAGCACAAGCTAGCCCAGGTCCGCCGCAGCCCGCTGCTGGAGGGCTTCACCCTGCCCGAGCGCGTGGGGGTGGCCCTGAGCGACGAGTCGGCCCTGCACGGCGCGGGGCTGGTCGTGTGCGCCATTCCGGTACAGCACATCCGCGAGGCGTTTACGAGACTCAAGCCCCACGTGCCCACCGACGCCGGCATCGTCAGCACGGCCAAGGGGCTCGAGCAGGGCACGCTGCTGCGGCCGACCGAGGTGATCGCGGAGGTGATCGGAGCCGAGCGTCCGATCGCCGCGCTCAGCGGCCCCACCATCGCCGCCGAGCTCGCCCGGGGGCTTCCGGCCACCATGATCGCCGCCAGCGGGGACGACCGCTTCGCGCGCGACGTGCAGCGGTGGTTCGCGGCGAGCTACCTGCGGATCTATACCAGCAACGACCTCGTCGGCACCGAGCTGGCCGGCGCGATCAAGAACGTCATCGCCATCGCCGCGGGCATCCTCGACGGCCTGCAGGCCGGCTACAACGCCAAGAGCGCCCTGCTCGCGCGCGGCCTGGCGGAGATCGTGCGCCTGGGCGTCGCGATGGGGGCCGAGCTGGAGACCTTCTTCGGCGTCGCGGGCGTGGGCGACCTAGCGACCACGTGCTTCAGCCCCCAGGGCCGAAACCGGGCCTGCGGAGAAGCCCTGGGCAAGGGCCGCACGCTCGAGCAGCACATGGAGGCGACCATGCACGTGGTCGAGGGCGTCGCGACGACCCGGGCCGTGATGGAGCTGGCGGGCAAGCACAACGTCGAGATGCCCATCTGCGAGGCGGTGCACGCCGTGCTCTTCGACGGGCTCGACCCGGTGGACGCCATCGGCCTGCTGATGAGCCGGCCGCAGAAGCAAGAGCGGCTGGCGGACTGA
- a CDS encoding cation-translocating P-type ATPase: MSTIASPSREDLDQLEAPDLSAETEQESRIELRIVVFLIAAIVLACSVVARWTGMTSEAVAAVPAGVAALVLGCFLLPPAWREIRRGEFGSRCLVVIAVGGALALERYFEAGLLAFILNISNEIVERTASGARRAIEALVGLTPDTARVVDEDGNEREEQITDVTLGQIVRVRPGENLPVDGRIVKGQSEINQASLTGEAIPVSVQAGSDVYAGTTNLSGIIELEVTQVGEDTTIGKVTQLIREAESTKTQRQQIIEQVARFFVPIAIGVAFIVFMLSANNAQTQQDAFASALAVLVVAVPAALLLASPTAMVAAFGAAARLGILVKSTGFLEAAASVNTIIMDKTGTITTGTFEVTRLVPAEGVEGADLLKAAATAERNSNHPLAQSIARTADKARVPVETPSEFQELHGKGVRAVTQGGELHVGRSSWLKELKPGQATAIEAVEAKIEGVSGVHVMRDGRYMGVVGLEDRVRKNTKNVLQRLRELGARHIAIFTGDRLSVAKRVGVAVGVDAIEAECLPEEKYQLVRDLVDRGYRVMMVGDGINDGPSLAEADVGVAMGLSGSDIAANSAGVALMNDDLSRIPFFIELARKTKAIILQNIIASILFVIVGLVIASTGFINLTVAGLYQILPVLFVMFNSFRLFRFGESFAAIEGEAEGGPKRREASMRGLATA, from the coding sequence ATGTCGACGATCGCCAGCCCCTCCCGAGAAGACCTGGACCAGCTCGAGGCCCCGGACCTGAGCGCCGAGACCGAGCAGGAGAGCCGCATCGAGCTGCGGATCGTGGTCTTCCTGATCGCCGCCATCGTGCTTGCGTGCTCGGTCGTCGCCCGCTGGACGGGCATGACCAGCGAGGCCGTCGCCGCCGTGCCCGCGGGCGTGGCGGCCCTGGTGCTGGGCTGCTTCCTGCTGCCGCCGGCGTGGCGCGAGATCCGCCGCGGCGAGTTCGGCTCCAGGTGCCTGGTCGTCATCGCGGTGGGCGGGGCCCTCGCGCTCGAACGCTACTTCGAGGCCGGCCTGCTGGCCTTCATCCTGAACATCTCCAACGAGATCGTCGAGCGTACCGCCAGCGGCGCGCGGCGCGCCATCGAGGCGCTCGTCGGCCTGACGCCCGACACGGCCCGCGTCGTTGACGAGGACGGCAACGAGCGCGAGGAGCAGATCACCGACGTCACGCTGGGCCAGATCGTCCGCGTCCGCCCGGGCGAGAACCTGCCCGTCGACGGCCGCATCGTCAAGGGCCAGAGCGAGATCAACCAGGCGTCGCTCACGGGCGAGGCCATCCCCGTCTCGGTGCAGGCCGGCAGCGACGTCTACGCCGGCACGACCAACCTCTCGGGCATCATCGAGCTCGAGGTCACCCAGGTGGGCGAAGACACGACCATCGGCAAGGTCACCCAGCTCATCCGCGAGGCCGAGAGCACCAAGACCCAGCGTCAGCAGATCATCGAGCAGGTGGCAAGGTTCTTTGTTCCGATCGCGATTGGTGTTGCGTTCATCGTCTTCATGCTCAGCGCCAACAACGCGCAGACGCAGCAGGACGCGTTCGCCTCGGCGCTCGCCGTGCTCGTCGTGGCGGTGCCCGCCGCGCTGCTGCTGGCCAGCCCGACCGCCATGGTCGCCGCCTTCGGCGCCGCGGCCCGGCTTGGCATCCTGGTCAAGAGCACCGGCTTCCTCGAGGCCGCCGCCAGCGTCAACACCATCATCATGGACAAGACCGGCACCATCACCACCGGCACCTTCGAGGTGACGCGACTGGTGCCGGCCGAGGGCGTCGAGGGCGCGGACCTCTTGAAGGCCGCGGCCACGGCCGAACGGAACAGCAACCACCCGCTCGCGCAGTCCATCGCACGCACCGCCGACAAGGCCCGCGTGCCCGTCGAGACGCCCAGCGAGTTCCAGGAGCTGCACGGCAAGGGCGTCCGCGCCGTCACGCAGGGTGGCGAGCTGCACGTCGGCCGCTCGAGCTGGCTGAAGGAACTCAAGCCCGGCCAGGCCACCGCCATCGAGGCCGTCGAGGCCAAGATCGAGGGCGTCAGCGGCGTGCACGTGATGCGCGACGGCCGCTACATGGGCGTCGTCGGCCTCGAAGACCGCGTCCGCAAGAACACCAAGAACGTCCTCCAGCGCCTGCGCGAGCTGGGCGCCCGGCACATCGCGATCTTCACCGGCGACCGCCTGAGCGTGGCCAAGCGCGTAGGCGTGGCGGTGGGCGTCGACGCCATCGAGGCCGAGTGCCTGCCCGAAGAGAAGTACCAGCTCGTGCGAGACCTGGTTGACCGCGGCTACCGCGTCATGATGGTCGGCGACGGCATCAACGACGGCCCCTCGCTGGCCGAGGCTGACGTAGGCGTGGCCATGGGCCTGAGCGGCTCGGACATCGCGGCGAATTCTGCGGGCGTCGCGCTCATGAACGACGACCTCTCGCGCATCCCCTTCTTCATCGAGCTGGCGCGTAAGACCAAGGCGATCATCCTGCAGAACATCATCGCCTCGATCCTGTTCGTGATCGTTGGCCTGGTCATCGCCTCGACGGGCTTCATCAACCTCACCGTCGCCGGGCTCTACCAGATCCTGCCGGTGCTGTTCGTGATGTTCAATAGCTTCCGCTTGTTCCGATTCGGCGAGAGCTTCGCCGCCATCGAGGGCGAGGCCGAGGGCGGCCCGAAGCGCCGCGAGGCCTCGATGCGCGGGCTCGCGACGGCCTGA
- a CDS encoding GC-type dockerin domain-anchored protein gives MLNDRLAVLLAFSGLALPSALLAQDDPFPSILDLMELDGSTGFRLEGAGPGAFFGSSLGSVGDVNGDGYEDLAVGARFQSFRGAVYVYFGAEGFPPVVDVSTLDGQNGFRIDGANPGDQAGTSVGGNVDVNNDGVDDLLIGADRADPDGVRDAGEAYVVFGRDVGVVGPFAAIFGLEDLDALTGVRFKGEGTSSYFGAGFGSAGDLNDDGYADLICGAYQYSAGTSSYEGAAYVFYGVSDALPPVVEAGDLTPDEGVRIVGDQPDERAGSTVVAVCDVNDDGLKDFLVGAPRRKYGAGIAYVVYGDTDRPSVLDEFGDLDGTNGFQAVPPAGTYGNSGQAVASLGDINGDGVDDFAIGSPLETAGGRYSAGVTRVIFGRTDGFPPELDTGDLDGTNGFRIDGAMEFEASGRSISAGDINGDGLTDLAIAAPYAEGELGRVYVLFGDDGPKPPVIQLSDIDGSNGFVITGGGGRDRTGFATSFVGDINGDGLDDLALGTYPSPGYGDERAYVVFGRQVGLPPCPPDLDGDGALTIFDFLAFGNLFELMDPRADFDGDGEFTIFDFLAFQNAFAAGC, from the coding sequence ATGCTCAACGACCGTCTTGCCGTGCTGCTGGCCTTCAGCGGCCTCGCCTTGCCCAGCGCCCTGCTCGCGCAGGACGATCCATTCCCTTCGATTCTGGATCTGATGGAACTGGACGGCTCGACCGGCTTCCGTCTCGAGGGTGCCGGGCCCGGAGCGTTCTTCGGCTCTTCGCTCGGATCGGTCGGCGACGTCAACGGCGACGGCTACGAGGATCTTGCGGTCGGTGCTCGGTTCCAGAGCTTCCGGGGCGCGGTCTATGTCTACTTTGGCGCAGAGGGCTTCCCACCGGTCGTCGACGTGAGCACGCTGGACGGCCAGAACGGATTCCGGATCGACGGCGCCAACCCTGGCGACCAAGCGGGCACGTCCGTCGGCGGCAACGTCGACGTAAACAATGATGGCGTAGACGACCTGTTGATTGGAGCCGACCGCGCCGATCCAGACGGCGTACGAGATGCGGGTGAGGCCTACGTCGTCTTCGGCCGAGATGTCGGCGTGGTCGGACCGTTCGCCGCGATCTTTGGGTTGGAAGATCTCGACGCCCTCACCGGAGTTCGGTTCAAGGGCGAGGGCACGTCGAGCTATTTTGGTGCTGGCTTTGGATCCGCAGGCGACTTGAACGACGATGGCTACGCCGATCTGATTTGTGGCGCATACCAATACAGTGCCGGGACTTCGTCGTACGAGGGCGCAGCGTACGTCTTCTATGGAGTCAGCGATGCCTTACCCCCGGTTGTGGAGGCCGGCGATCTCACGCCCGATGAGGGCGTTCGGATCGTCGGAGATCAGCCGGACGAGCGGGCCGGCAGTACGGTCGTTGCGGTGTGCGATGTCAATGACGACGGGCTCAAGGACTTCCTCGTCGGCGCGCCCCGCCGCAAGTACGGGGCCGGCATTGCCTACGTCGTCTACGGCGATACCGATCGTCCGAGCGTACTCGATGAGTTCGGCGACCTCGATGGCACCAACGGGTTCCAGGCCGTCCCACCCGCGGGCACGTATGGCAACAGCGGCCAAGCCGTCGCAAGCCTCGGTGACATCAACGGCGATGGCGTGGACGACTTCGCAATCGGCTCGCCGCTCGAAACCGCGGGCGGACGATACTCCGCGGGCGTGACACGCGTGATCTTCGGAAGAACCGACGGATTCCCGCCCGAGTTGGACACGGGCGACCTTGACGGCACCAATGGCTTCAGGATCGACGGTGCGATGGAATTCGAAGCTAGCGGTAGGTCGATCTCCGCCGGAGACATCAACGGCGATGGCCTGACCGATCTGGCGATCGCTGCGCCATACGCCGAGGGCGAGTTGGGACGCGTGTATGTCCTGTTTGGCGACGACGGTCCCAAGCCGCCAGTGATCCAACTGAGCGACATTGATGGCAGCAACGGCTTTGTCATCACCGGCGGTGGCGGCCGAGACCGCACCGGCTTTGCGACGTCGTTCGTTGGCGACATCAATGGCGACGGCCTCGATGACCTCGCACTCGGTACCTATCCCTCGCCGGGCTACGGCGATGAACGCGCCTACGTCGTGTTTGGTCGGCAGGTTGGCCTACCGCCATGCCCCCCCGACCTCGACGGCGACGGCGCCCTCACCATCTTCGACTTCCTCGCGTTCGGCAACCTCTTCGAACTGATGGACCCGCGGGCCGACTTCGATGGCGACGGGGAGTTCACCATCTTCGACTTCCTGGCGTTCCAGAACGCGTTCGCTGCGGGTTGTTGA